The genomic region TCATGTGTCAGCCTGTGCCACGTCCCGATCCCAGCTCTCTATGGGGTCTGGATTCTCTAAATGATCAGGATcaccctcttcccctccccttgACCCAAATCCCTTTCATCAAGGCGCTGCAACCCCACCAGGCCAGGATGTGCACCCTGAGCGTGGCATGTTCTCAGGGGTGTGATCGGGCTTGTGGGattctgtgtcactgctgtccctgggaaaACCTTATTTCATCCCTTTTTTGAGGTCATGTGAGGTTTCTCCTTGATCTGGACTCTGATCCTGCCTGACCAACTGCTTATGAGCAGCTGTGCCAAGTATTTAACTCTTGCTGTGGCAGCTCTAGTGGATTCCTGCTTCCCTCGAGCAGATTGCCAGGGTCATGGCCAGGGTCATAGGAGGAAGCAGCTGAAGGGAGGGGGCCGGAGGGGGTCCCTTTTCCTAAAGGCAGGTGTTGCTGAATCACAGGGGGCTGTGTCTAGAAGTGGAGTTGGCAGTGGTGTCCCAAAAGTCTGAGATCCTTGGGGAAAAATGTATCTTCTTCAGGAAGTCACTAGAAGCTGAAGTTCAGAATTACTGACAGTCTGGTcttgttttccctctccccccCTTGCAGGCTGACCAgtgcacagggctgcagggcttCCTGGTGTTCCACAGCTTTGGCGGTGGCACTGGCTCTGGCTTCACCTCCCTGCTCATGGAGCGCCTCTCTGTCGACTACGGCAAGAAGTCCAAGCTGGAGTTCTCCATCTACCCAGCCCCACAGGTGTCCACAGCTGTGGTGGAGCCCTACAACTCCATCCTCACCACCCACACCACCCTGGAGCACTCCGACTGTGCCTTCATGGTGGACAACGAGGCCATCTACGACATCTGTCGCCGCAACCTGGACATCGAGCGTCCCACCTACACCAACCTCAACCGCCTCATCAGCCAGATCGTGTCGTCCATCACGGCCTCGCTGCGCTTTGATGGAGCCCTGAATGTCGACCTGACAGAATTCCAGACCAACCTGGTGCCGTACCCCCGTATCCACTTCCCTCTGGCCACCTATGCCCCGGTCATCTCTGCTGAGAAGGCTTATCACGAGCAGCTCTCGGTGGCCGAGATCACCAACGCCTGCTTCGAGCCGGCCAACCAGATGGTCAAGTGTGACCCGCGGCACGGCAAGTACATGGCGTGCTGCCTGCTGTACCGCGGGGACGTGGTGCCCAAGGATGTCAACGCCGCCATCGCCACCATCAAGACCAAACGTAGCATCCAGTTCGTGGACTGGTGCCCCACTGGTTTCAAGGTGGGCATCAACTACCAGCCTCCCACGGTGGTGCCCGGGGGCGACCTGGCCAAGGTGCAGCGCGCCGTGTGCATGCTGAGCAACACCACGGCCATCGCCGAGGCCTGGGCCCGCCTGGACCACAAGTTTGACCTGATGTACGCCAAGCGGGCGTTCGTGCACTGGTACGTGGGGGAGGGCATGGAGGAGGGGGAGTTCTCGGAGGCCCGTGAGGATATGGCTGCCCTGGAGAAGGATTATGAGGAAGTGGGGGTGGATTCTgtggaaggagagggagaagaggaaggggaggaataCTAAATGCTGGGTTCCTTCTGTCACTGTCGCATGTCCATGAAATGTCTGCTTCAAACACTTGAGCTTCCTTGTGCACTGCGTGGGGTTTGGCCCCATGGGGCTGACCAGGGGTTTGCTGCCCTCTCGGATGTGATCATGCAGATTTTCCATGTGTCTGTACCGTGTCTGTGAATAAAAGGCTTTAAGAGAAGCTACACTGTGTCGGATACAAACCCTCTGTGTCAGCGCCTGCTCTCGCCTGGGCCGCCTGGCTCCATCCCATGGGAACAGACTGTCCCTATTGTCTGTGCCCACTGAGGCAGCTGGCATGGTGCTGCGGATACCCGAGCTGCCCAGTCCTCCTTGCTCTGCTCGCTGAGGGGGGGTGAAACCCCCCACATCCCTGGGTTCCACAGGGTGGGGCCTCACCCTAGGTACTGCTGGGCTCCTTTGTGAGCGGTCTGTGATCCCCCTCCCAGGGGGGCcatgccctgccctgccctcagccctcgggagcccagccctgccccccGCTGCCCTCCGGGATTAACGCGCTCGGGATTAGCCGTGTCCCAGGAtttgctccatccctgctcctaATTCCGGGGGGAGTCTTCGCTGGGGCCGGAGGCCCGTGGGAGCGGTGGGCGGGCTCAGCCTATCAGCGCGCGGCACGCCGCGCTTCGACCAATGAGCTTCGCCTCATTCAAGCCCCGGAGCCAATGGGCGTCCGGGGGCGGGGCCTTTCGGGCCGCTGGGGAGCGGATACTCCGGAGCGGGGACCGGACGCGGGGGCGGGGCCACgggaaggggcggggccggcgcggcgCTGGGTCGGACGCGGCGGGCTCAGAGCGGCGATTCCCGGCGGTACCGGAGAGGCTGCAGCGGGCTGGCGGTACCGGCCTTGCCGTCCTGCCCCTGCCCGCAGCAGCCCCGCCCGGCCCTGCCATGCTGGCCGCAGTATGGCCCCTCTGGAGCACGACGCGCTGGCCGTGCGGGAGCAGCTCTTCCACGAGAGGGTCCGCGAGTGCATTGTGAGTAGCCGGGGGCCGCGGTGAGGGGCGGCGGGAGGGGGAAGGGGCCTGGTGTGGCGAGGAGAGGTGGGAGGGGGGCTGGGAGCTCGCAGCCGTCTATGGGACCGTGGGGATCTCCGGTGGCAGCTCTCCACACCCCGTCCTTATCGGGGCCAGAGCCGCCTCGGCTGCGTGTGCCCGGCAGATAGCggggtgccagggctggacccTGCTGAGCCCCTGCCGAGACCCCTGTGCCGGCTCCAGCTGCGGCCCCGTTGTGCTGggagggctgtgggtgctgggctgtggtggTGTCAGAACCGGGCCAGCCCCATGCCAGGCTCCTTGTCCCCAGGCCAGCAGCTCGGTGTCGGCAGGAAGGGACCCTACGGAGTCCCCTAAACTTCGGGTACCACAGAGGGAGCCAGCTGggtctgctcctctgctcccaccGTGACAGGCTCAGGGATGGAGATGACCTCGATGTCCTGGTCCTGGCATCTCCTCTGGGCCTTTGGGATGCTGAGTGCAGGGCAGCCGAGTGGGCTGGCACCGGCAGTGCCGAGGGCACCTTGCTGCAGCCTCGGTGCCATATTCGGTGCCCACAGGGAGGACCTGGTGGCCAGAGCTCAGCATCTCAGCATCCCCCCAGACCTCCATCCTCGGGAGCTGCATCTCACCCAGGAGCCCCTGGcttggcacaggcagcacaaaaCTGACTTGGCCCGACCTCACTGAGTACAGATGGTGGTGGGGGTCCCCTCACCAGGCACAGCACTGGTCTGTGGGGtacagcccatggcaggagggaaCCTGTGGCCTGAGACCCTTGGctgggtgggagcaggagcagaaagacctgctgggcactgccttTCTGGGAGTTCAGAGCTGGGCCATCTCTGGGGGCTCCCTGCCACCCCACTGGCAGATCCTGGGGACCCTCAGCCGGGGCCAGAGCACCCCCGGTCAGGCAGAAGGGAGGTGCCACAGCGGCTCCCCACTGCACCTGTGCCAAGGTGGAGGATCCGAGTGACCTTTCCTCATCCTGACGTGTATCCAGTGGGATGAAAGGTCGCCGTGTTCCCTGAACATCGCCTGCTCTGGCTTGACCTCGGCGTTCTTGCGGGGGCGGGAGGAACACCGCAGATATCCTTGGCGCCTCATTCAAGGCTGTTCCCgtggctctgctggctgctgctgccagctaGGGCTGTGGGATCGGGCAGCTCAGGGATGTCCCACGGGGTCACAGATTTGTTGGCATGGACTGATCAGACATTCTTGGGTGGGCTCTCAGCCCCCTGGCCTGGGTGCTGTGCCAGCTTGTGGGCACCCATGTGTGAACCTTGTGTGCAGCCCCCACTGAACAGATCCATCCGAGCACACGAGTGAGGTGTAACCAGGGCCAGGAGTGGAAAAACAAATAGGGTGGAGCTGACATGCCCCACGGTTGGCGGCATCACCTGGGGTGGGAGCCAGGATAGGAGTGCTGCCCTCAGGGCatgcccacactgcccacactcCTCTGCCCACAGATCTGTGCCCTGCTCTTCGCCAGCCTCTACATCCTCTGCCACTTCATCATAACCCACTTTAAGAAGCACACGGATTTCACAGCAGGTAAGAGAGCgggagctgccagagccacGCGGTCCTTCACAGCCACATTCAGCCTCCCGAGGGTTCTTCCTGTTCCTCCGTTGCTTTTGGCCTCCTCCAGGAGCCCTGGTCCTGCCACAGCCTGGTTGTCGTGACACCAATTGCTGCCAGCTGCCCTAGGTGGGAGCAAAGCCCAGTTTCCTTGGGAGGATTTCTGTAGCATTTGGAGTGGGGAGAACTTGGGCAGGGGGCAGGGAGCGATGCTCTGGGCAGCCCTATGCTCCCCGACCctttggtttgggattttgtcCCCACAGTTCACGATGACGAGGATGCTGCTGTCAACAAGATTGCGTAAGTTCCTGCTTGTTCTCTTCCCTGAAATTCGGCCTCTTCCTCAGCCAGGACACCACGTCCTGTGGGTGCTGGTGACGCTGGGGGCAGAGCCGGGCTGTGACACCCAGAGGAACCCTGACCCAGAGGTGATGCTTGTCCCTCTGGCAGGTTGGAGCTCTGTACCTTCACcctggctgtggcactgggggccgtcctcctcctgcccttctccatcATCAGCAACGAGgtgctgctctccttcccccagaACTACTACATCCAGTGGCTGAACGGGTCCCTCATTCATGGTAGGTGCACGGGGTGACCCTGAGGTGTCCCCAAAATCTGTGGGTCAGTGTTGCCCTGC from Sylvia atricapilla isolate bSylAtr1 chromosome 29, bSylAtr1.pri, whole genome shotgun sequence harbors:
- the TUBA1B gene encoding tubulin alpha-1B chain, coding for MRECISIHVGQAGVQIGNACWELYCLEHGIQPDGQMPSDKTIGGGDDSFNTFFSETGAGKHVPRAVFVDLEPTVIDEVRTGTYRQLFHPEQLITGKEDAANNYARGHYTIGKEIIDLVLDRIRKLADQCTGLQGFLVFHSFGGGTGSGFTSLLMERLSVDYGKKSKLEFSIYPAPQVSTAVVEPYNSILTTHTTLEHSDCAFMVDNEAIYDICRRNLDIERPTYTNLNRLISQIVSSITASLRFDGALNVDLTEFQTNLVPYPRIHFPLATYAPVISAEKAYHEQLSVAEITNACFEPANQMVKCDPRHGKYMACCLLYRGDVVPKDVNAAIATIKTKRSIQFVDWCPTGFKVGINYQPPTVVPGGDLAKVQRAVCMLSNTTAIAEAWARLDHKFDLMYAKRAFVHWYVGEGMEEGEFSEAREDMAALEKDYEEVGVDSVEGEGEEEGEEY